In Lacibacter sp. H375, one DNA window encodes the following:
- a CDS encoding GNAT family N-acetyltransferase: MQTRIMPATAADSDTICQLFEQAIAYQKEHNYIGWESYDKLRIEKDIDAQLLFKILSNDQVVGIFTIYYSDPLIWREMEKNDAIYIHRVVLNRKFQGIKLFKLALDWTMEHARERGLNYIRIDTWAANEKIISYYKNYGFRFIENYTTGDTEELPVPHRNLNVTLLELAV; the protein is encoded by the coding sequence ATGCAAACGAGAATAATGCCTGCTACGGCAGCAGATTCAGACACTATTTGCCAACTATTTGAACAGGCGATAGCCTACCAAAAAGAACATAACTACATAGGTTGGGAAAGCTATGACAAATTGCGTATCGAAAAAGATATTGATGCGCAACTGTTATTTAAGATCTTGAGTAATGATCAGGTAGTTGGCATCTTTACTATTTATTACAGCGATCCATTAATCTGGAGAGAAATGGAAAAAAATGATGCGATCTACATACACCGTGTTGTTTTGAACAGGAAATTTCAAGGTATAAAACTGTTTAAATTGGCACTTGACTGGACGATGGAACATGCCCGTGAAAGAGGATTGAACTATATACGGATAGATACGTGGGCAGCAAATGAAAAAATTATCAGCTACTATAAAAATTATGGTTTCCGGTTTATTGAGAATTATACAACCGGTGACACTGAAGAACTACCTGTACCACACCGGAACCTTAACGTAACATTACTGGAGTTAG